Proteins from a single region of Amblyomma americanum isolate KBUSLIRL-KWMA chromosome 10, ASM5285725v1, whole genome shotgun sequence:
- the LOC144108382 gene encoding ribonuclease 3-like: SVHIHWDLHRHFFPQVLLVASCGFAVGQQGQRNAAAPFSVGGSVSSAPQGSSGGLGQEHFQVAPDLKQALSLRVPQEFLREHLGDYRFQNPNIFLKALLHPTYKTRDRKDRHDSFEPLDYVGSFVMDYIVSRYVLMNARNKSQHHMAEAKASVLRQDSLAYFAVKNNFHKYVFVDRPVEKASLREFAEGLRNVQALGDLKYAKKKRSFVYKFFKSVMGAIFVDSGYSSDVVEPILLKMIKRDLDLLL, encoded by the exons AGTGTTCATATCCACTGGGATTTGCACCGGCATTTCTTCCCGCAGGTGCTCCTCGTCGCATCGTGCGGGTTTGCCGTCGGACAGCAG gGTCAGCGGAACGCAGCGGCGCCGTTCTCAGTTGGTG GAAGCGTCAGTTCAGCGCCGCAGGGTTCGTCGGGTGGCCTGGGCCAGGAGCATTTCCAGGTAGCGCCTGACCTGAAGCAGGCGCTATCGCTGCGGGTGCCGCAAGAGTTCCTGCGCGAACACCTGGGAGACTACCGCTTCCAGAACCCCAACATCTTCCTCAAGGCCCTGCTGCACCCGACCTACAAGACACGCGACCGCAAGGACCGCCATGACTCGTTCGAGCCACTCGACTACGTCGGTTCGTTTGTCATGGATTACATCGTGTCCAG GTACGTGCTGATGAACGCTCGAAATAAGTCCCAGCACCATATGGCGGAGGCGAAGGCGTCGGTTCTTCGGCAGGACTCGCTCGCCTACTTCGCCGTCAAGAACAACTTCCACAAGTACGTCTTCGTCGACCGTCCCGTCGAGAAGGCTTCGCTCAGGGAATTCGCCGAGGGACTCCGCAACGTCCAG GCTCTAGGAGACCTGAAGTACGCCAAGAAGAAGCGCAGCTTCGTATACAAGTTCTTCAAGTCCGTCATGGGCGCCATCTTCGTAGACAGCGGCTACAGCTCCGACGTGGTCGAACCAATCCTCCTTAAGATGATCAAGCGTGACCTGGACCTACTGCTGTAG